The Agromyces sp. LHK192 genome includes a window with the following:
- a CDS encoding bifunctional nuclease family protein has product MVQVRVLGVALDAAKQHVVLLKPLLEAGGEGRILPIWIGAQEATSILVALQGEQAPRPLSHDLLTTLFEAVDSRIAQVVITRIDDGTFYAELTIATPTGTQVIDARPSDAVALALRADAPIHVADEVLETAGIEAELLEEHDEPDDPDEVRAAEEAKLREFKRFIDDVDPEDFQG; this is encoded by the coding sequence ATGGTCCAGGTCCGAGTGCTCGGCGTCGCGCTCGACGCGGCGAAGCAGCACGTCGTGCTGCTGAAGCCCCTGCTCGAGGCCGGCGGCGAGGGCCGCATCCTGCCGATCTGGATCGGAGCCCAGGAGGCGACGTCCATCCTCGTCGCGCTGCAGGGCGAGCAGGCGCCGAGGCCGCTGTCGCACGACCTGCTGACCACGCTGTTCGAGGCCGTCGACTCGCGCATCGCGCAGGTCGTGATCACGCGCATCGACGACGGGACGTTCTACGCCGAGCTCACGATCGCGACGCCGACGGGCACGCAGGTGATCGATGCGCGGCCGTCGGATGCCGTCGCCCTCGCGCTGCGGGCCGACGCGCCGATCCATGTCGCCGACGAGGTGCTCGAGACCGCGGGCATCGAGGCGGAGCTGCTCGAGGAGCACGACGAACCCGACGATCCCGACGAGGTGCGCGCCGCCGAGGAGGCGAAGCTGCGCGAGTTCAAGCGCTTCATCGACGACGTCGACCCCGAGGACTTCCAGGGCTGA
- a CDS encoding alpha/beta fold hydrolase: protein MVAISSLTEMPSPQFVMSAEGRRIATYTWGDEDAPTVLCVHGFASSARDNWVNTGWVRDLTRAGYRVLAVDQLGHGDSDKPHEAVEYSMDALVDDLVIVLDTYLIDQVRYVGYSLGARVGWQVAVQAPHRVSRAVLGGIPDGRPLARLQLDQVRALVADGTPVEDRVTQNYLTLAERVGGNDLLSLVALAEGMALGDADPDPSKPPTQPVLFVTGSEDAILERSKALADATPTGRFVELAGRHHFNAPGSRHFRQAALEFLAEGA, encoded by the coding sequence ATGGTCGCGATCTCCTCCCTCACCGAGATGCCCTCGCCGCAGTTCGTGATGTCGGCCGAAGGCCGCCGCATCGCGACCTACACCTGGGGCGACGAGGATGCGCCGACCGTGCTGTGCGTGCACGGCTTCGCCTCGAGCGCCCGCGACAACTGGGTGAACACGGGCTGGGTGCGCGACCTCACCCGCGCCGGGTACCGCGTGCTCGCCGTCGACCAGCTCGGCCACGGCGACAGCGACAAGCCGCACGAGGCGGTCGAGTACTCGATGGACGCGCTCGTCGACGACCTCGTCATCGTGCTCGACACGTACCTGATCGACCAGGTGCGGTACGTCGGCTACTCGCTCGGAGCCCGCGTGGGCTGGCAGGTCGCCGTGCAGGCACCGCACCGGGTCTCGCGGGCGGTGCTCGGCGGCATCCCCGACGGGCGGCCGCTGGCACGGTTGCAGCTGGATCAGGTGCGAGCGCTCGTGGCCGACGGCACCCCCGTCGAGGACCGGGTCACCCAGAACTACCTGACGCTCGCCGAACGGGTCGGGGGCAACGACCTGCTGTCGCTCGTCGCGCTCGCCGAGGGGATGGCGCTGGGCGACGCCGATCCCGATCCGTCGAAGCCGCCGACCCAGCCGGTGCTCTTCGTCACCGGCAGCGAGGACGCCATCCTGGAGCGGTCGAAGGCGCTGGCGGATGCCACGCCGACGGGCCGATTCGTCGAGCTCGCGGGCCGGCACCACTTCAACGCCCCCGGCTCCCGGCACTTCCGGCAGGCGGCACTGGAGTTCCTCGCGGAGGGCGCCTGA
- a CDS encoding MarR family winged helix-turn-helix transcriptional regulator, translating into MDLLIDAWSRRLPDVDLTPLDVMSRLRRAANRLSRLRADAFESAGLASWEFDVLAALRREEPPHELSPAQLISATMIGSAAMTNRLDNLVKRGLVERHPNPRDGRSVLVRITPEGTTRVDDAMRSLAEREAVELRGLSREEQATLAELLRRLTSG; encoded by the coding sequence GTGGACCTGCTGATCGACGCGTGGTCGAGGCGCCTGCCCGATGTCGACCTCACCCCGCTCGACGTGATGTCACGGCTGCGCCGCGCGGCGAACCGGCTGTCGCGGCTGCGCGCGGACGCGTTCGAGAGCGCCGGTCTCGCGTCGTGGGAGTTCGACGTGCTCGCCGCGCTCCGCCGGGAGGAGCCGCCGCACGAGCTCAGCCCGGCCCAGCTGATCTCGGCGACGATGATCGGCAGCGCGGCGATGACGAACCGCCTCGACAACCTCGTGAAGCGCGGGCTCGTCGAGCGGCACCCGAACCCGCGCGACGGCCGCAGCGTGCTCGTGCGCATCACCCCGGAGGGCACGACCCGGGTCGATGACGCGATGCGCAGCCTCGCCGAACGCGAGGCCGTCGAGTTGCGGGGCCTCAGCCGCGAGGAGCAGGCGACCCTCGCCGAGCTCCTTCGCCGGCTCACGAGCGGCTGA
- a CDS encoding CHY zinc finger protein, with protein sequence MSDAAPRSAPRPRVLGPTVDDQTRCIHYRTPLDVVAIRFACCGEYYPCHACHAETAGHEARQWPRARRGERAILCGVCGCELTIDEYLATDACTRCGAPFNPGCALHADRYFEV encoded by the coding sequence ATGTCGGATGCCGCGCCGCGCTCGGCCCCGCGACCGCGGGTGCTCGGGCCGACGGTCGACGACCAGACCCGCTGCATCCACTACCGGACGCCGCTCGACGTCGTCGCGATCCGGTTCGCGTGCTGCGGCGAGTACTACCCGTGCCACGCCTGCCACGCCGAGACGGCCGGGCACGAGGCCCGGCAGTGGCCGCGCGCCCGCCGCGGCGAGCGCGCGATCCTCTGCGGCGTGTGCGGCTGCGAACTGACGATCGACGAGTACCTCGCGACGGATGCCTGCACCCGCTGCGGCGCGCCGTTCAACCCGGGCTGCGCACTGCACGCGGACCGGTACTTCGAGGTCTGA
- the ectB gene encoding diaminobutyrate--2-oxoglutarate transaminase, with translation MSDATSLDVFDRRESEVRGYVRAFPTVFDRASGSTLVDADGREYLDFFAGAGVLNYGHNNPAFTKALIEYLEHGGIIHGLDMATSAKRAFIEAFERLVLEPRGLDHKLQFTGPTGANAVEAALKVARRATGRSTVVAFTNAFHGLSLGSLAATGNSHYRGAAGVGLDDVARLPYDGYLGPDVDTLDLFEKMLDDSGSGLDLPAAVIVEAVQGEGGINVASPAWLQRLRRITEERGILLILDEIQAGIGRTGAFFAFEESGIVPDLVTVSKSISGSGLPMSLVLLRPGVDVWKPGQHTGTFRGNNLAFVSARIALETYWSDGAFMDGVAAKSALLVAELEQIAAAHPELGLTVRGRGLFQGLVCDGDRTLAGRVSKAAFQRGLVIETSGAFDEVLKFLPALTITEDELRRGLAIVRESLDDVLADAPLTDAATAG, from the coding sequence ATGAGCGATGCCACGTCCCTCGACGTCTTCGACCGCCGCGAGTCCGAGGTGCGCGGCTACGTCCGCGCGTTCCCGACCGTGTTCGACCGCGCGAGCGGTTCGACGCTCGTCGACGCCGACGGCCGCGAGTACCTCGACTTCTTCGCCGGCGCGGGCGTGCTGAACTACGGCCACAACAACCCGGCGTTCACGAAGGCGCTCATCGAGTACCTCGAGCACGGCGGCATCATCCACGGCCTCGACATGGCGACGAGCGCGAAGCGCGCGTTCATCGAGGCGTTCGAGCGGCTCGTGCTCGAGCCCCGCGGGCTCGACCACAAGCTCCAGTTCACGGGCCCGACCGGCGCCAACGCGGTCGAGGCGGCCCTGAAGGTCGCGCGCCGGGCCACCGGGCGTTCCACGGTGGTCGCCTTCACGAACGCGTTCCACGGTCTCAGCCTCGGCTCGCTCGCCGCGACGGGCAACAGCCACTACCGCGGCGCGGCCGGGGTCGGCCTCGACGACGTCGCGCGCCTGCCGTACGACGGCTACCTCGGCCCCGACGTCGACACGCTCGACCTGTTCGAGAAGATGCTCGACGACTCGGGCTCCGGGCTCGACCTGCCCGCCGCCGTCATCGTCGAGGCGGTGCAGGGCGAGGGCGGCATCAACGTCGCGAGCCCCGCGTGGCTGCAGCGGCTGCGCCGGATCACCGAGGAGCGGGGCATCCTGCTGATCCTCGACGAGATCCAGGCGGGCATCGGCCGCACCGGCGCGTTCTTCGCGTTCGAGGAGTCGGGCATCGTGCCCGACCTCGTCACGGTGTCGAAGTCGATCTCGGGCTCGGGTCTGCCGATGTCGCTCGTGCTCCTGCGTCCCGGCGTCGACGTGTGGAAGCCCGGCCAGCACACCGGCACCTTCCGCGGCAACAACCTGGCCTTCGTGTCGGCGCGCATCGCGCTCGAGACCTACTGGTCCGACGGCGCGTTCATGGACGGCGTCGCCGCGAAGTCGGCGCTCCTCGTCGCCGAGCTCGAGCAGATCGCCGCCGCGCATCCCGAACTCGGGCTCACCGTGCGCGGACGCGGCCTGTTCCAGGGGCTCGTCTGCGACGGCGACCGCACGCTCGCCGGCCGCGTCTCGAAGGCGGCGTTCCAGCGCGGGCTCGTGATCGAGACCTCCGGCGCGTTCGACGAGGTGCTGAAGTTCCTGCCGGCGCTCACCATCACCGAAGACGAGCTGCGCCGCGGCCTCGCGATCGTGCGCGAGAGCCTCGACGACGTGCTCGCCGACGCCCCGCTGACGGACGCGGCGACCGCGGGCTGA
- the sufU gene encoding Fe-S cluster assembly sulfur transfer protein SufU, protein MSDLSGLYQELILDHSRRRNGEGELVDAHASHHELNPTCGDEITLGLRLDASGEKIEAIGWTGDGCSISMASASALTDLAVGADLADVRRMIDAFREMMRSKGEGDPDEELLGDAIAFHGVSKYVMRVKCAMLAWVALEADVAAATSRDA, encoded by the coding sequence GTGAGCGACCTCTCGGGCCTCTACCAGGAGCTGATCCTCGACCACTCGCGCCGCCGCAACGGCGAGGGCGAACTGGTCGACGCGCACGCCAGCCACCACGAACTCAACCCGACCTGCGGTGACGAGATCACGCTCGGCCTCCGACTCGACGCCTCCGGCGAGAAGATCGAGGCCATCGGCTGGACCGGCGACGGCTGCTCGATCTCGATGGCGTCGGCCTCCGCGCTGACCGACCTCGCCGTCGGCGCCGACCTCGCCGACGTGCGGCGCATGATCGACGCCTTCCGCGAGATGATGCGCTCGAAGGGCGAGGGCGACCCCGACGAGGAACTGCTGGGCGACGCGATCGCATTCCACGGCGTCTCGAAGTACGTCATGCGCGTCAAGTGCGCGATGCTCGCGTGGGTCGCGCTCGAGGCCGACGTGGCCGCAGCGACCTCGCGCGACGCCTAG
- a CDS encoding SufS family cysteine desulfurase, with translation MTLDQTAAPGALGALLPEALRAQFPYLDQELHGRPLAYLDSGATAQRPLAVLDAERDYLEHHNAAVHRGASTLVGDATSLFEDARATVARFVGAEDREIVWAENATDAINIVALGMADASAGLGGGEAKPFVLGAGDEIVVTEAEHHANLIPWQRLAARTGATLRWIPVDDDGTWSADAAASVIGPRTKVVAFAHVSNVTGFLAPVEDVVELAHAHGALVVLDACQSVPHRPVDFGALGVDFAAFSGHKMLGPNGIGVLYGREHLLDALPPARTGGSTITVVTMESAEFLPSPHRFEAGTQPVSQAVGLAAAIRFLDGIGMDRVHAHETALAELLVDEVARVPGIRLVGSGPGVERAALASVDVPGVHAHDVGQYLDSQGIAVRVGHHCAQPLHRRLGLRATTRASAYVYTTEDEVRRFATALGEVRAFFGADGAAAATAAVRATGGRA, from the coding sequence GTGACCCTCGACCAGACCGCCGCGCCCGGCGCGCTCGGCGCACTCCTGCCCGAGGCGCTGCGCGCCCAGTTCCCGTACCTCGACCAGGAGCTGCACGGCCGCCCGCTCGCCTACCTCGACTCGGGCGCGACCGCGCAGCGCCCCCTCGCGGTGCTCGATGCCGAACGCGACTACCTCGAGCACCACAACGCGGCCGTGCACCGCGGCGCGTCGACCCTCGTCGGCGACGCCACGAGCCTGTTCGAGGACGCCCGCGCGACGGTCGCCCGGTTCGTCGGAGCCGAGGACCGCGAGATCGTCTGGGCCGAGAACGCGACCGACGCGATCAACATCGTCGCGCTGGGCATGGCGGATGCCTCGGCCGGACTCGGCGGCGGCGAAGCGAAGCCGTTCGTCCTCGGCGCGGGCGACGAGATCGTCGTGACCGAGGCCGAGCACCACGCGAACCTCATCCCGTGGCAGCGGCTCGCGGCCCGCACGGGCGCGACGCTGCGCTGGATCCCGGTCGACGACGACGGCACGTGGAGCGCCGACGCGGCGGCATCCGTCATCGGACCGCGCACGAAGGTCGTCGCGTTCGCGCACGTCTCGAACGTGACCGGGTTCCTGGCGCCCGTCGAGGACGTGGTCGAACTCGCGCACGCGCACGGCGCGCTCGTCGTGCTCGACGCGTGCCAGTCGGTGCCGCACCGCCCGGTCGACTTCGGCGCACTCGGAGTGGACTTCGCCGCGTTCTCGGGGCACAAGATGCTCGGGCCCAACGGCATCGGCGTGCTGTACGGGCGCGAGCACCTGCTCGACGCGCTGCCGCCCGCCCGCACCGGCGGCTCGACGATCACGGTCGTGACGATGGAGTCGGCAGAGTTCCTGCCCTCGCCGCACCGGTTCGAAGCGGGCACGCAGCCCGTGTCGCAGGCCGTCGGGCTCGCGGCTGCGATCCGTTTCCTCGACGGCATCGGCATGGACCGCGTGCACGCGCACGAGACCGCCCTCGCCGAGCTGCTCGTGGACGAGGTGGCCCGGGTCCCCGGCATCCGATTGGTCGGCAGCGGTCCCGGTGTCGAGCGCGCGGCGCTCGCGAGCGTCGACGTGCCGGGCGTGCACGCGCACGACGTCGGACAGTACCTCGACTCGCAGGGCATCGCGGTGCGCGTCGGGCACCACTGCGCGCAGCCGCTGCACCGCCGGCTCGGGCTGCGGGCGACGACCCGGGCGAGCGCCTACGTGTACACGACCGAGGACGAGGTGCGGCGGTTCGCCACCGCGCTCGGCGAGGTGCGCGCGTTCTTCGGCGCCGACGGCGCCGCTGCCGCGACCGCCGCCGTCCGCGCGACGGGAGGCCGTGCGTGA